Proteins co-encoded in one Medicago truncatula cultivar Jemalong A17 chromosome 8, MtrunA17r5.0-ANR, whole genome shotgun sequence genomic window:
- the LOC11425028 gene encoding cytosolic sulfotransferase 15 isoform X2, with product MASTDLTNMKEDQSRDGQETTSKVNKFEVNLYGDKDGPLPQIDVSNMTEPRLFGTHMPFPSLPKSVKESNCKIIYICRNPFDTFVSYWIFINKIRLRKSLTELTLEESFERYCKGICLFGPFWDNMLGYLKESIERPDRVLFLKYEDLKEDVNFHTKRIAEFVGIPFTQEEENNGVIENIIKLCSFESMKEIEGNQSGTISGDIEKEFYFRKGEIGDWANYLSSSMVEKLSKVMEEKLNGSSLSFKVCA from the exons ATGGCTTCAACAGATCTCACAAATATGAAAGAAGACCAATCAAGGGATGGACAAGAAACAACTAGCAAAGTAAACAAG TTTGAAGTAAACCTTTATGGTGATAAAGATGGTCCTTTGCCTCAAATTGATGTATCAAATATGACTGAACCAAGGCTTTTTGGAACTCACATGCCATTTCCTTCGTTGCCCAAGTCAGTTAAAGAGTccaattgtaaaataatttatatatgtagAAACCCATTTGATACATTTGTATCATATTGGattttcatcaacaaaatcagaTTAAGGAAATCTTTAACTGAATTAACTTTGGAGGAATCTTTTGAAAGGTATTGTAAGGGAATATGTTTATTTGGTCCGTTTTGGGATAATATGTTGGGTTACTTGAAGGAGAGCATAGAAAGACCAGATAGGGTTTTATTCTTGAAATATGAAGACCTTAAAGAAGATGTTAATTTTCACACGAAAAGAATTGCAGAATTTGTGGGAATTCCTTTCACTCAAGAAGAGGAAAATAATGGAGtgattgaaaatataatcaagttATGCAGCTTTGAGAGTATGAAAGAAATAGAGGGAAATCAATCTGGAACTATATCAGGAGACATTGAGAAAGAGTTTTACTTTCGAAAGGGAGAAATAGGGGATTGGGCAAATTACCTTTCCTCTTCAATGGTAGAGAAACTTTCCAAAGTCatggaagaaaaattaaatggatCAAGTCTATCATTT
- the LOC11425028 gene encoding cytosolic sulfotransferase 15 isoform X1 yields MASTDLTNMKEDQSRDGQETTSKVNKVSHDYNNLILSLPRENGCETQYMYFFHGFWCPSTLIQSVNSFQNNFHAKDSDIVVASIPKSGTTWLKGLAYAIVNRQHFTSLENNHPLLLFNPHELVPQFEVNLYGDKDGPLPQIDVSNMTEPRLFGTHMPFPSLPKSVKESNCKIIYICRNPFDTFVSYWIFINKIRLRKSLTELTLEESFERYCKGICLFGPFWDNMLGYLKESIERPDRVLFLKYEDLKEDVNFHTKRIAEFVGIPFTQEEENNGVIENIIKLCSFESMKEIEGNQSGTISGDIEKEFYFRKGEIGDWANYLSSSMVEKLSKVMEEKLNGSSLSFKVCA; encoded by the coding sequence ATGGCTTCAACAGATCTCACAAATATGAAAGAAGACCAATCAAGGGATGGACAAGAAACAACTAGCAAAGTAAACAAGGTAAGCCATGATTATAATAACCTAATCTTGTCACTTCCTAGAGAAAATGGGTGTGAGACtcaatatatgtatttttttcatgGATTTTGGTGTCCATCAACTCTTATTCAATCTGTGAactcttttcaaaataattttcatgcTAAAGACAGTGATATTGTTGTTGCATCCATTCCAAAATCTGGCACTACTTGGCTTAAAGGTCTTGCATATGCTATTGTTAATCGCCAACATTTTACATCCTTAGAGAATAACCATCCATTACTATTATTTAATCCACATGAACTTGTGCCTCAGTTTGAAGTAAACCTTTATGGTGATAAAGATGGTCCTTTGCCTCAAATTGATGTATCAAATATGACTGAACCAAGGCTTTTTGGAACTCACATGCCATTTCCTTCGTTGCCCAAGTCAGTTAAAGAGTccaattgtaaaataatttatatatgtagAAACCCATTTGATACATTTGTATCATATTGGattttcatcaacaaaatcagaTTAAGGAAATCTTTAACTGAATTAACTTTGGAGGAATCTTTTGAAAGGTATTGTAAGGGAATATGTTTATTTGGTCCGTTTTGGGATAATATGTTGGGTTACTTGAAGGAGAGCATAGAAAGACCAGATAGGGTTTTATTCTTGAAATATGAAGACCTTAAAGAAGATGTTAATTTTCACACGAAAAGAATTGCAGAATTTGTGGGAATTCCTTTCACTCAAGAAGAGGAAAATAATGGAGtgattgaaaatataatcaagttATGCAGCTTTGAGAGTATGAAAGAAATAGAGGGAAATCAATCTGGAACTATATCAGGAGACATTGAGAAAGAGTTTTACTTTCGAAAGGGAGAAATAGGGGATTGGGCAAATTACCTTTCCTCTTCAATGGTAGAGAAACTTTCCAAAGTCatggaagaaaaattaaatggatCAAGTCTATCATTT
- the LOC120577471 gene encoding uncharacterized protein — protein sequence MIIILLFCLCLAAKNYEVYGSMSNFSKIEDLELEEQLKAINKPPVKSIQTEFGRIVDCIDINKQLAFDHPLLKNHKIQTNTKSHDRSGYSKIGLDDKDLCPKGTIPVQRTTKDDLIRAKRLSNNFGTLTKFDRGSHFAGIRIRGRIFFGVKGNLDVYNPPVDDHQMSSAYIYVSTGESSIPVPNHMFIHAGWQAYPGMSGDKLTHFFVEWKNSIQHTGCTNMLCSGFVQTSQKIYVGAPVANVSSYGGPQFTMSLNLTQDPATKNWWLKAQDMDVGYFPASLFSNKLDFAMKAGWTGHTQFFLDGPSPPMGSGILPDGNPLHSCYISKMYFKDRFRNDRAPLKDQMLVYADNRRCYDAKYYGFVDNNLERVMMFGGPGGNCGL from the exons ATGATCATTATCTTGTTATTTTGCTTGTGTCTTGCAGCCAAAAACTATGAAGTATATGGATCAATgtcaaatttttccaaaattgaAGATTTGGAATTGGAGGAACAATTGAAAGCCATCAATAAGCCTCCTGTCAAATCTATTCAA ACAGAATTTGGAAGAATTGTTGATTGTATTGATATTAATAAGCAACTAGCTTTTGACCATCCTTTACTAAAGAATCATAAGATACAG acaaacacaaaatcacaTGATAGATCAGGATATTCAAAAATTGGACTGGATGATAAGGATTTGTGCCCTAAAGGAACAATTCCTGTCCAGAGAACAACAAAAGATGATCTCATTCGTGCGAAACGGCTATCAAATAATTTCGGTACCTTGACCAAGTTCGATCGTGGCAGTCAT TTTGCAGGAATACGTATAAGAGGTAGAATCTTCTTTGGAGTTAAAGGAAATCTTGATGTATATAATCCACCTGTTGATGACCACCAAATGAGTTCTGCTTATATATATGTTTCCACTGGAGAAAGCAGCATTCCAGTGCCCAACCATATGTTTATCCATGCAGGGTGGCag GCATATCCAGGTATGTCTGGGGATAAATTAACTCATTTCTTCGTAGAATGG AAGAATAGCATCCAACATACAGGCTGCACCAATATGCTATGTTCTGGTTTCGTGCAAACTAgccaaaaaatttatgttggtGCACCCGTGGCTAATGTATCTTCCTATGGTGGACCACAATTTACTATGAGTCTCAACCTTACACAG GATCCAGCTACTAAGAACTGGTGGCTAAAAGCACAAGACATGGATGTTGGATATTTTCCAGCATCATTATTTTCTAATAAACTAGATTTTGCAATGAAAGCTGGTTGGACTGGTCATACACAGTTTTTTCTTGATGGTCCAAGTCCTCCAATGGGTTCTGGAATTCTTCCAGATGGAAATCCTCTTCATTCATGCTACATTTCAAAGATGTATTTTAAGGATAGATTTAGAAATGATCGTGCCCCTCTTAAAGATCAGATGCTAGTGTATGCTGATAACCGTCGTTGTTATGATGCAAAGTACTATGGTTTTGTGGATAATAATTTGGAACGTGTTATGATGTTTGGGGGACCAGGTGGAAATTGTGGtctttga
- the LOC11425594 gene encoding 2-hydroxyisoflavanone dehydratase yields the protein MASTTPTTPKTITKEIVTEMGNILRIFSDGSIERPKQSPFAPPSLNDPNTGISSKDIQIPHNPTISSRIYLPKITNPLSKFPILVYFHGGVFMFESTFSKKYHEHLKTFASQANVIIVSIEYSLAPEYPLPTCYHDCWAALKWISSHSNNNINNPEPWLIEHGNFNKLFIGGDSAGANIAHNIAIQAGLENLPCDVKILGAIIIHPYFYSANPIGSEPIIEPENNIIHTFWHFAYPNAPFGIDNPRFNPLGEGAPSLEKLGCSRIIVCVAGKDKLRERGVWYWEGVKNSGWKGKLEFFEEKDEGHVYQLVKPESESAKIFIQRLVGFVQE from the coding sequence ATGGCTTCCACAACACCCACGACACCAAAAACCATCACTAAAGAAATAGTTACCGAAATGGGAAATATCCTTCGTATCTTTAGCGACGGTTCAATAGAAAGACCAAAACAATCCCCATTTGCTCCTCCATCTCTCAACGACCCTAACACTGGAATTTCATCCAAAGATATACAAATCCCACACAACCCCACAATTTCATCTCGTATTTACCTTCCAAAAATCACAAACCCACTTTCCAAATTTCCAATCTTGGTTTATTTTCATGGCGGCGTTTTCATGTTCGAATCAACATTCTCGAAGAAGTACCATGAACATTTGAAAACCTTTGCATCACAAGCAAATGTGATAATTGTTTCCATTGAATATAGTCTTGCTCCTGAGTATCCTCTCCCTACATGTTACCATGATTGTTGGGCTGCACTCAAATGGATATCTTCTCATTCCAATAATAACATCAACAATCCAGAACCATGGTTGATCGAACATGGTAATTTTAATAAACTTTTCATTGGTGGTGATAGTGCTGGTGCTAATATTGCTCATAACATTGCAATTCAAGCTGGACTTGAAAATTTACCTTGTGATGTTAAAATATTAGGAGCTATTATAATTCATCCTTATTTTTACAGTGCTAACCCTATTGGGTCAGAACCTATTATTGAGCCAGAAAATAATATTATCCATACTTTTTGGCATTTTGCGTACCCAAATGCACCTTTTGGAATTGATAACCCTAGGTTTAATCCTTTGGGTGAAGGTGCACCTAGCTTGGAAAAACTTGGTTGTTCAAGAATTATTGTTTGTGTTGCTGGAAAAGATAAGTTAAGGGAGAGAGGAGTTTGGTATTGGGAAGGTGTGAAGAATAGTGGGTGGAAAGGGAAATTGGAATTCTTTGAAGAGAAAGATGAGGGTCATGTTTATCAATTGGTTAAACCAGAATCTGAGAGTGCCAAGATATTTATCCAGCGATTGGTTGGTTTTGTTCAAGAGTGA